One window of the Zea mays cultivar B73 chromosome 3, Zm-B73-REFERENCE-NAM-5.0, whole genome shotgun sequence genome contains the following:
- the LOC100193587 gene encoding uncharacterized protein LOC100193587 encodes MDQSIRTACEFLSSVLNHAESSSRELADAVSQRPVHLEMARTSFLQKLEHRVEASAADLQHIESIALDTVSFEELLGHCGEALKVYARHADALQSHLASFGYEPPDAQHPEIDVDVEDGDVGKVGDPGDRCLSVSRSVLRSGKRRFDSHSDAIFEESLKDLGFSDACLATLSSEGAHYGESPKKLYKNAESTDDGEKIMNEAEIMTPLNERNGQGNSFEGVIRASKEDYEQLPPYMKSLASWEELQEGISKLNSYLGGDKLQGSVALNQDRVAEIGLGRKGRACLLMLLRLNQLTMETVDGSTFYTLCKNNV; translated from the exons ATGGATCAGTCCATCAGAACCGCATGCGAGTTCCTCTCGTCGGTGCTAAACCACGCTGAGTCCTCGTCCCGCGAGCTCGCCGACGCCGTCTCCCAACGCCCCGTCCACCTCG AGATGGCGAGGACCTCGTTCCTGCAGAAGCTGGAGCACAGGGTGGAGGCGTCGGCCGCCGACTTGCAGCACATCGAGTCCATCGCCCTCGACACCGTCTCCTTCGAGGAGCTCCTCGGCCACTGCGGCGAGGCGCTCAAAGTCTACGCGCGCCACGCCGACGCCCTCCAGTCGCACCTCGCTTCCTTTGGCTACGAGCCCCCGG ACGCACAACACCCCGAGATCGATGTGGATGTGGAAGATGGAGATGTCGGGAAGGTTGGGGACCCTGGAGATAGATGCCTCAGCGTGTCGCGTTCAGTGCTCAGGTCGGGTAAGCGGCGGTTTGATAGCCACAGCGATGCGAT ATTTGAAGAGTCACTGAAGGATCTTGGGTTTTCAGATGCTTGTCTAGCCACTCTTTCTTCTGAAG GCGCACATTATGGTGAGAGCCCAAAGAAGCTTTACAAGAATGCTGAAAG TACTGATGATGGCGAAAAGATCATGAATGAAGCTGAAATTATGACTCCCCTAAATGAAAGAAATGGTCAAG GTAATTCTTTTGAAGGAGTGATAAGGGCATCAAAGGAGGATTATGAGCAACTCCCTCCTTATATGAAGAGTCTAGCATCATGGGAG GAGTTGCAGGAGGGAATATCCAAACTAAATTCATACTTGGGTGGTGACAAGTTGCAGGGGAGTGTTGCTTTGAACCAGGACCGTGTTGCAGAGATAGGATTGG GGCGCAAAGGAAGAGCCTGTTTGCTGATGCTGTTGCGACTCAATCAGCTAACTATGGAGACAGTTGATGGCTCTACCTTTTACACCCTGTGCAAGAACAACGTGTAG
- the LOC100193587 gene encoding uncharacterized protein isoform X1, translating to MDQSIRTACEFLSSVLNHAESSSRELADAVSQRPVHLEMARTSFLQKLEHRVEASAADLQHIESIALDTVSFEELLGHCGEALKVYARHADALQSHLASFGYEPPDAQHPEIDVDVEDGDVGKVGDPGDRCLSVSRSVLRSGKRRFDSHSDAIFEESLKDLGFSDACLATLSSEGAHYGESPKKLYKNAESTDDGEKIMNEAEIMTPLNERNGQGNSFEGVIRASKEDYEQLPPYMKSLASWEGAKEEPVC from the exons ATGGATCAGTCCATCAGAACCGCATGCGAGTTCCTCTCGTCGGTGCTAAACCACGCTGAGTCCTCGTCCCGCGAGCTCGCCGACGCCGTCTCCCAACGCCCCGTCCACCTCG AGATGGCGAGGACCTCGTTCCTGCAGAAGCTGGAGCACAGGGTGGAGGCGTCGGCCGCCGACTTGCAGCACATCGAGTCCATCGCCCTCGACACCGTCTCCTTCGAGGAGCTCCTCGGCCACTGCGGCGAGGCGCTCAAAGTCTACGCGCGCCACGCCGACGCCCTCCAGTCGCACCTCGCTTCCTTTGGCTACGAGCCCCCGG ACGCACAACACCCCGAGATCGATGTGGATGTGGAAGATGGAGATGTCGGGAAGGTTGGGGACCCTGGAGATAGATGCCTCAGCGTGTCGCGTTCAGTGCTCAGGTCGGGTAAGCGGCGGTTTGATAGCCACAGCGATGCGAT ATTTGAAGAGTCACTGAAGGATCTTGGGTTTTCAGATGCTTGTCTAGCCACTCTTTCTTCTGAAG GCGCACATTATGGTGAGAGCCCAAAGAAGCTTTACAAGAATGCTGAAAG TACTGATGATGGCGAAAAGATCATGAATGAAGCTGAAATTATGACTCCCCTAAATGAAAGAAATGGTCAAG GTAATTCTTTTGAAGGAGTGATAAGGGCATCAAAGGAGGATTATGAGCAACTCCCTCCTTATATGAAGAGTCTAGCATCATGGGAG GGCGCAAAGGAAGAGCCTGTTTGCTGA